The genomic segment ACACCTCATTTTAGACGTGAGCGTGGTGCAGAGAGACCGGTCTTGCTCATCAACAAATGTGGTGGCGGGGGGGTTTAGGGGGGGGGACCATGCAACTGTTCTGAGCTCAATGATTGTGGCACTGTTTGTTCATATTGGCTCAGGAAAAGCTGTGTCAAAGTGAAAAGGCCAAAACAGGGAcaattatttaatgtatttgattATAAGTAGTAGCTATATTGGAGATGCAGACTAGTCCAGATTGGAATATGACAAGCATCAGATTAATACTAGAAAATACCAAACTACACTAAATTATACTACAGTATCACCGGACTGCTACCAGTATGGAAAGTAAATACTGAAAACCAAACTAGCTATTCATTGGTCTGCTATAAAGTAGGTCTTAATGAAGCAACCTGTGTCCGTCCTCTTAGATGGACCCCTCACAGATACGAAAACCCCGCGCCATCCGTCCGATGGGCCGCCTGTGCACCGAACTCCATCGCCACCTCACCACCGCCCGACGGGATTCCCAGGAGCCTCCGGCGGCCGAAACGGAGGAAGATGAAGACGACGAGGACAGCGAGTCGGAGGACGATGACGACGAAGAAGACGACGAAGAGTCTTCCGGTAGCGAGGCGGAGGAAAAGCCAGGCGAGCCCCCCTCCGAGCCGGCCGAGCCTCAGTTCGCCTCGGAGAAAGAACTCCGCTCTGTGGTGGAGCTGATCACCTACATGCACACGTACTGCGTGCCCGTGCGCAAGCAGCAGTTTCTGGAGCGCAAGGACCCGCCCAGGCCTCGTGCCCGGCACGATATGGCCCGCCTGCCCGTCACAAACTCTCACAGCCGGGTGGTCCTGGTATCACCGGCGGCGAGCGGCGTTCCCGCCGGCGGCCCTCGTCGGCTTCCCTTCGCAAGGCGCAGGCAGATAAAGACTGATTCGCTTCTCCGCGAGCTCCTGCAACAAAGCGGCTCCTTCGACGTCAGCAAGCCTTACGGACCGCGCTGTCCACCTTACACCCAAACTGGGGCAGGATCCCCGCCTTGCAATCGCCCAGCTGGTACCGGCAACCCGAAACCGGAAATTTGTAAAGACCCTTCCTTGCCCGATAGAAGAAACTCTTCCTTCGAGATAGCGCCAATCCCCGATGCCGACGGCGGGTCCTTCTCCGTCCGTCGCTCTAGGCGTCTGGCCTCCTTCCCCAGCCGCTTCGCCAAAAGGATGCGACCCGGGCGGGGGAGGGATCTGGACACGAAGGAGGACTGGGATGACGTCCGGACGGCGGCCAAGCTCTCGCCGACTCAAGCCGGAAGCGGGACCACCACGAAGACGGTATCGCAAGACGACGCAACCGAGTCGACCAAAACCTGCTGCCACGATGGTGAGATAGATTCCTTTTTTCCAGATTTGATGTTGTGCCAATGAGCTTTTTACTTGAAGAATCTGAATAAAATGGCTGTCAAGTGACAATATATACCGAAAGTGGTTTAAAATTATAGTTACCCTAATTTGTTGGACTATAATCCAGTCTAGCCTATTCTAGATTCTTTAATAGAGTGGTCAGAAGAATTGAAAAGTATCACTACTTACACATCATTTGTTGTTggtaaaatttgattttgcaaCACTCTTGATAGTAATGGAGGATGCTTTTGCATTTTCCTTGTTAATTAATTGTTATATTGTTAAAATAATGGATCGACCTAATCATTTGAATGTTACATAACTCTTGTAACACAGCataaagaaagttttttttgtaaaaaggcACGATAACAACAGGATATGTTGAATCGTGGATGCGTTTCAACATGTTTTGTGGACACGTTTTGACAAGCCAGGCATGACTGATGAACATTGTGACTTTGTGAGTCATGTGGCGAGAACTACGTGCATCATGTCACCCACAAGTACACCTCTTCTTTAACGTTTTAACTGTATTCTTTTGTGTATTTGCATGGACAGAGAAGCCAGTCTGCCTGTGTCTACCCATCAACGCTAACAAGTCCACAGGGTGAGAATCTCTGCTTTGCCACGCCGACTGTAACATTGTTATTTTGGGGTGGAGCCAATGTTTGCCAATTGGTAGTCGCCAAAAGCAGCCATCTTGTTTTAGGAAGTGAGCGCAGATGCTTTGACTTAAGAGACCCTTGCATCTCTGTAAGAATCTTTAAAGGAGTTCCCTATGAACCTCTGAAGGAGGCCTCATCATAAGAGTACTTGATGTATAATGCAAAATGGCAATACTGCATCTATTTTAATGCATAGGACTTTGCAAAGTTGTCAGTTCTTATTCCAACAGACGGATATTGATGCCTTCTAATCCAAAGCAGATTGTATTCCGAGATGCTTTAATGATTCCGAGTGTAATCGGAGCCCAGAATAGCACGTCGTCATCCCCCTCTCTTTTCCACATTAACCTCCCGCCGGCGTCCCTGGAGCGTCTCCAGCTCGCTCTGGCCGCCACGCCAAGCGCGCCCACCCTGGCGCCGTTCCACCCTTCACATTAATCTGCCTTTTGCCAGCTCCGTTGGCTTTTTATTCCCGCGACCGCCGGCGTGCTCGTGTCTCCCCAAAATAACAAATTGGAAAAGAATGGCGGTTAGGACGGGCCTGCATTTGTTGGCCGTGATAAGATAGGAGGCATTGCGATGAAAACTGACAAAGGCTTCTCTCCTTGTGTGTTTTTCAAAACTGAAGAGAGTTCAGCAGCAAGACCTTCGAGCAGACGCTTGGGGTGGATTTGTGTGGAACTGCAGGTAAGATTCAACTTCTCGAATAATACATAGCTATTTGATACAAGTACCATGGTTTGAAAGTGTTTCCCATGTCTTCCACAGGCCTGACCCCGCCCACCACGCCGCCTCACAAGCCGGTAGAGGACGACCTCTTCAAGCCGTCTGAGGCTAGAAAGGGCGACCCCTCCTCCATCCACACGTCCGTCCAATCGTCAGCCGGAGGGGTCGGCGGCAGCCTTCGGGGCACCTGGCTGAACCGCGCCCAACAACGTAAACTTCCGGAGCAGACGGAGCTGTACGCCCAGCTGCGGCGCATGGGCCAGACCGGGGACGCCGACGCCTGCCCGGGCTTCGGCGACCACGACTACTGCGCGCTGAGCCTCGGAGAAACCCGCAAGCGCAGCATCGCCATGCTAGGCACCATGCTGCAAGGGTCCCGGAAACCCAATGGCAGCGAGGTCACAGCAGAAAACGGTGTCCAATCGGACGAGCCTGTGATATCATCACCGCCTCCTGACTGCCAATCCGCGGTGGCCTCGCCCCCTGCCTCAGAGGAAGAGGCGGAGAACTCCTCGATGTCTCGCTCACCCTTGCCTACCCTCCATGTGTGTCCTGACTCTCCTGCCAGCAAGACCGATTCCAGGTACAAATTTCACTGAGGATATCATGATCGACTGTGTGTAGCAATTGCCAAATACGGGTGGGAACCTTTAGGTACCTCCCGATATGATTCGTAATACAAAAcacacaataacaataacctgCAACTATGATCAATTCTTCCGTTGGATATCAATTTATGATCTTCCACCAAACAACCCATAGACACTAGTCTAGTAGAATGAACAATTTGccctcctgaattcggatacagtatagatgtgcttctatatatatttatgtgtatggatatatatatctcagcaacacagttacctatttatatatttattcatgtatttatttattaacttactattaagtacctgtTTGTGTAttatgcctttcctattcctgcatcctcaccttcttcctactgcaacaaagaaatttcccgattacgggatgaataaagttatccaatccaatccaatctatagtcaaaatgtattgggcGTCAGCCAgtgtcaatggctgccaatagACATTAATTTTGGTCAACTGTCCACTCTGTTACTTCTTGTTGTTCGCCTACTTTTCTTCCCTCCCCCCAATCCATCCACTCACTCtcctttttatttctattttcccCAGTGAACACTCGGAGATATGCCCGAATGAGGAGCAGGTCAACAAAGCCAAATCTGATGAGGTACACAGTGTTCCAGTTTGACGACAAAGTGAATCACTACACTGCAACATCTGCAATGCTAAAACTCTCCCACGTCCATCTGTGTGTTTTTTCCCGCCTGCTGCGGACCGTTGCCATGGTTTCCGGACTGCCAGGAGAGCTGTCAGGTGTTCTACATCCACAACCTGCCCAGCAGCATGACCCAGAACATGTTGAGGAAGCGCTTCCAGGTGTTTGGCACGGCCGACGAATGCAAAGTCATCATCTGTAATGAGTACGTAACCAGCCAGACTTAGTActtttcaagtcatttttttacactagAGAAACTAGAAAAACTAGTCTCATGCCCGAGGAAATCTTCCGCTTCGGTTCAAAGTGCTTATTTAACcatctgctgtttttttctaaaagtaCGCTGAGTGGCATGACTGAGCAACATGCAGTTTAATAGTTATGCATATAAAGAGGAACACATTTTCAGCCTCATGGTTGAATGCAGCAAATTATAGCTCATTTTGATCTGATTGATGTGACATTTAGTGATTATTCAGAGAAAACTCATACTTGAAATTGTAGTCAGTTTTGAACTTTCCATTCTTATTTAAAGTTAATGTTACATCATTCAATAcacaatattttacaatacaactgataaacaggaaaaacaaactGTTACTAAATGGaaacattgtttgttttttgcagttttgggtgaaaatccattaaaaaaacagtcttgCTCAGACAATGGGTATATTTCAGAGTACTCTTACAAatacagggtgttccaaaaaGATTGAGTCCATTTCGTAGGCCAATAATATTGACAATTTTCATTGGAATTACCTCAAATTTCACAGCTTGTGGAGAAGTTTTTGTGCGTTTGGTATatctatcttttcaggttaagaaatatCATTTTTCGTGTTACAGTGTGCTTCTATGGCATGAAGTGGCCAcactttattttgttattattggaaagtcttgactacacatggTTGGTTCTATTTAGGAAAAATGATTCCCAACTAGGCTTTAGACCATACCTCTGTTGGAATCTTAGCTTAAGCAGTAGAGCATCTCCCCACTATGTGAAAGATAGTTGGTTCAAAACCAATGTCTTGCAACTCGTCACTTTTCAGGTTTAAATGGAAATGTAGTATGCCAGCCCATGCCAACTTAGGAGGTGGAATGGGAATTTATCTTAAGCAGTAAAGCATCCCCTCATCATGTAAAAGATAGTTGGTTCAAAACCAATGTCATGCAATTTGTCACTTTTCaggtcaaatgaaaatgtagtaggccagtgaataagtcattggcctcccacctctgtggacctgggttcaaatcctggtttgctccGCTTACCTATCTTTTTCCCACTGaaaggtaccataaagtactaagtgtGATCTAGGAGTGAAAAGAGTCAGAACAGGTCcctggtggcccagtggataagtcactAGTCTCCCACTtctgtggtcttgggttcaaatcctactgcatgcaaaaattttcccactattttcaggtaaatgaacaAGATGAGAGTCCATGTACTACTGCCTACTCtaacagggtggtggcccagtggttaagtcatcagtctcccccATCTGTGGTCcatggttcgaatccaagtgcctgcaaagattttcccaatattattattcagttaaaagaataagttctaatgcctaagtgtttaactgaataagtcatcagtagtggatgaagcattttgtccaaaaaatgactaagtgtttcacccattttccttggataaaacgtttcaacatgtatgtgtatgtagagATAAATGTATAAGTACTACAGTCTTCTCTCATGGGTTGGTGGACTAGTGGTTAAGTCTTCCGTCTTCCacatctgtggacctgggttcaaatccaagtgcaggcaaatattttcccactattttcaggtaaatgaaagagatgagTGTCCATGTACTACTGCCTACTCTCacggggtggtggcccagtggttaagtcatcggTCTACCACCTCCGTGGTCCATGGTTCTAATCCAAGtgtctgcaaagattttcccaatattatttttcagttaaaataataagttctaatgcctaagtgtttaactgaatcagtagtggatgaagcattttgtccaaaaaatgactaagtgtttcaggtaaataaaagaggtaaaactataagtactaccactttctctcactgggtggtggcccagtggctaagtcatcagtctgtcgcctatgaggtcctgggttcaaatcccagtgcaggcaaagattttccaaatattattcagttaaaagaataagttataatgcctaagtgtttaagtgtataggtcttcagtggtggatgaagcattttgtgaaaaaaatgactaagtgtttcacccagtttccttggataaaacgtttcaacacccatgtataagtggggcacgagttggtgtagtgggttgcacactcgcctttgcacggagagaacgtgagttcgcttcccggtgtcggcggttcactgaccaagcaagcggtcgagggtcggccgaaggccgacccgagaacgcctttcgcacagacaggcccttcaactgtcttccgaactgccgaaggcagttcggaatataaccttttgctgaaaagtatgactaagtgtttaatataaattaaaaagttttttctttttttcttcttcttcttattccatttaccaattcttctttccagttattttcagccaaacgacggcagcgagaatcgaacccaggtctcccagacgggagtccagtgaactaacctctgtgccatccaagtagctacactttccttagtaatcatttcagtgtcttgacaagaagtacacagaaacaactaagtgaaaatgtgtcccaaccgggatttgaacccaggtctcccagacgagagGCAGTGtagttaacctctacgccacaaaGGCCACACATGATtgtggaaagtcttgactacacataGTCGTTTGTAttgaagggaaaaatgattcccaACCAGGATTCGAACCACACCTGCCCACAGGGCAGTCAGGCGACTGAACCTGTACATCACTACATCTTGCAACTTCTCGCTCTTCAGGTCAAATAGAAATCTAGTAATCTTTCTTTTGGACCTgaataaattgttttactgagaacatgactaagtgtttagtttaaattaaaaaggttattctttttttcccccctttactGAACTTTTACCTGGATTGGAGCCCAAGACgtcaaacattttgaaacaCTTTGTAAATACACAGCAAAATTATGTTAAAGAAACAACGGTCTGTCATCACACATTCACAATGATAGATGTCAAATGAGTTCATCAGATTAGACATCTGGCGCTGCGAATGGCACCCAACGAGTTGAGAGGCACTTTTGGGGTTAAAAAAGCCTAACGATAGGCCATCGGGATATAGTACACAGTGATATATCACCCTATTGATCCGTCTTCACACTTTCAGGGAACGCTGTGGCGTCATAAAGATTCGGCAGACTGGCATCCAGCGGCACCGACGGGAGCGCGAGAATGTTTTCCAGAGCGTGACCACGAGTGGAAGGAGACTGACGAGGAAGCGCTATATCGACCTCGGTAATTACTGCAATAGCACAACAGatttaatgtcatattttatattGAGTAAGAAAAATGTTATCATACAAGTCAAAAGTTTTTCTCAATTCCTCAAATAAGATAGTCTTTTAGCTCATCATGATTCATTTGTAAACAATAGAATGACTTTTTCAGAGCGCTCTAGTAAAAAAGATAATATACCTAAAATATGTAGCAGTTAATTCATCGCACTGCATTGGTTTATCAGATATCAGTTGGTAATATTATGACTTTTGTCTCTTACAAGTATTACAACAATAATCTCGCAACTTTAATCTCGTAATGTTTCAACACACAATTTTATCCTTGTGATATTACGACTTTAAACTCCTAATATTACGATTTGAAATTTGTAATGTTACATCACATGATCTTATCCTTATTCTTACCGACTTTAAATTTGTAATGTTAGTGTTTGTAATGTAATCGTATATTATTACGACATTAAACTCCTAAGATTACAACTTTAAATTCGTAATGTTACAACACAATTTTATCCTCGTGATATTTCGACTTTAACCTCATTAGATTATGACTGAAATTTGTGACATTACAACGCACGATTTTAACCTCGTGACTTTACGACTTTAAACTCGTACTAATGCTACGACTTTAATCTCGTAGTCCGCTTCAACTTTCTCCGTTGAACCCCAATATCGGATATACAATACAATTATGAATGTCATTTTAGCCAATACAAATAAGATCATTGCTTTACTGTTGCACATTTGTCATTGTAGACGAGGCTGGTCCAGGTCCGGTCAAAAGCAAGTACGACACGCTGGACTTTGACACTCTGCTAAAGGAGGCACAGAAGTCACTACACCACCGCTGACCGTTTTGCCGCGCTGGCTCAGCGCCGTGACGGACCCGCCTTATTAAACGCCGCGCccggcctccgccgccgccgcagcagCAGAAAGAAGCGGTACACACCTCTCCAtgcaaaatgtttacatttttgaaaaatcgtCGGGAGTAAAGCGacgataaaaaaaactttgatttcatttttttttatttttgtcggGGCGGGGGAGGGGGACAAAAGCGGCTACTTTGTATTCGCTACGAGACCAGCTGCGGCGCGACGTCCTGCCGAGAGAGACCTCCGTAGCAAATCCTCatcgtgtgtgcgcgtgtgtttgtttgtctctgtttgaaaaaaaaaaaacctgggtgGCGGGAGGCATCCATTTGCCGTTAcacgaaaaaaaaagtgtttggttgtaacaaaaaaaataacggtAAAAAAAGATACACGCTTTGTTGGATGTTCTACATGGATAAAATctatagtgtgtgtgtgcaaagagTATAACGTTCAATGTAAAAAGGTTGACAAAGTTTACAAAAAATtgatttcttgtttttgtaattGTAGTGCTTCCTTGATTTGATCTATGCACCGTTGTTGGGAGGATTTTTCTGCTTTAGCCACTGTCAGCATCGACGCTAAATCCCCAAACTTTCtacattgcccccccccccacatttGCTCGTGTTTGCTTAGCGACACTGAAACGTCCAAATGGCAATATGGGAATGTTCCATCACCAGAGCTAAAAAGGTAGCTTGGATAAGCTGTCATTTGTTTATTGTTTGCATAAAATGCTGTAATGATAGTTATCAGACAATAGGCCGCACCCACTAAATTCGAAATATAAAtcgtttgttttttcttgttcaAACGGGACTTTAAACCAACTTTAAATCACATTTACGACGACTAAAATCCTCAACTCTATTGATACTCAAAATTTTTTCGATCCCATTATCgatacaaaatgcattttaaatgttattttttgtcaactATGTTTGACCTCCAATCTTCTGTCACTTAAAAACTAAATTGCAATTCTAAATAAAGATTATCAAGATAGAAAATCCAAACAATTTTAACTGATTTGAACTCCGTTCAATCATTAATGGCAGCGAATcggttcaaaaaaatgtaattagttCTTTCTTTGGCCAAGATGCATCCTCCCTCCAATTCATTTAGCaataaacaacaaaagaaaagaacaaaagtAGCGGTTTAAAGTCCAAACATTACAGTAGTATCTTATTAAAACAATCAATTAAGGTGGAGCATTCCCACATTAAAAGGGTATGTCCCGGACTACGTcttgtttacatttaaattctAGTCCGCCGCATCCGAAAGCATGACAATTGATTGCCAGCGGTGGCGTTGCCATCACCAGAAAGATCCCAAACCCCCTCCTCGACCCCCCCGGGCCGACTGAATCGTGTTGGTTTGATCCGATGGAATGTATTTGTCGTGGTGAATGTAAACATCTTTATCAGCATTTGTTTGCACCAGACTCACCCAGTCGGACGGTGCGAGGAGGGGCTTTGTGTTGGCGATTGCTAAATTTTCCAGTAAATGGCGCAGGAGGTGTCAGCTGAGCATCTCTACCTCACGTCCGTGTGCCGTTGCTCTCGCCGCCGCCATCTTGCTATATCGTCAGGGTTCGTTCGTCCAGTCAAGCCGCTTCTTCGTGCCACCGTCTTTGTACTATGGGAAATATAAAACTTCAATTGATGGTTAAATACAGGCAGCTGTGGTTGGGAATTGTAACATTCAAGAACTGGGAGAAACGATATATGCacataaatattacattatttttcctgcaaaaaaatgatagttTTTACTATGCTGTAATGGATATGTCATCAATTATGATGGTGGACTGCTTTTCGTTCATCTCAAAGGTTACAAAAACGTTACTCTGCGATAAATTCAAAGTGTGCTGGTCACTAAATTGAGGCTGAGCTAAAATCTCATCAGTCACCACGTctaactgccatttttttactgtattttgttgATCATTTTCACAGTATTTTTGGTTTAGTTTCCATTTTTCAACCGTACAATTCTGGCAACCACGGCTGCCAGTACTTTACTGAAAACGtaacatttctttcttttttttttaaaaagtagtctTGGATAAATAATAAATTCCACTACCATTTCACATGCGAGCGTGACTCCGGGCGACATcgatttaacattttaaacagaAACGCTCGGCTTTGTGTGGCATGGGGAAGTGGCTTTAGTTCTGAGTACTTCCTTTCCTCGCCAAAATAACAGTAAGATCTGTCTGTGGCCTGCAAAATGGGGACAAAACGTGACTAACTTTATTCCTAATATGAATCCCACACCTTCTTAACTTCAACCGCACCCCTTCTCACAAGATAGACCCCGCCCCAATTTAGACCACACCCCCTTCTCGCAAATTTCGCCCCTCCGTCCGTCTTCCGGGCCGCAGACAGATCCACAAACCGCAGCTTTGCGCAGGTTCGAGGCCTTGTTTTTTCAGCTCTTTCCACCGCTCATcaatacgcacgcacgcacacacaagaACGTTGAATGTTTACATCATGGTTTACATAAAGAAAAGAATTAATATAAGATGATATAAAAATAGTATGTTCGTATAAATAACGTGTACATAGCACTAAACACAGTGTGTTTGATTTTGGCGGCGGCAGCAGGATTTGGAGGTCACGTTGACGTACAGTAACTTGACGCACAAAGTCCGACActgttcaataaaaaaaaaaaaaatccctttagaCGATCGCATTGGTTTAACTTGGTTGGGTTTTTCCCGTGTTGTTAAATGCAATACGCAAGAATGTGATCGACACCTGTACAGAACTCTATTTTAATCTTGCACACTTGAGGTCCTAACTGGGATTGTGAAGGGTGAGGGGGGGTTATGGGACGCTAACAAGAGAgctgatgacgacgatgatgatgattatgatgaatACATAGCCAAATTtcaaagtaattttcaaatgacATCATCTAGAACACAATAGTAGATAAATCTTTGATCCATCTTTACGTAACAATTGTTGGTACTATTTGCCAATATTTGACCCCCCGAcctcgtcatcatcgtcatcattcTCTCCACGACGGGTGTCGTCACGATTTTGGCGAAGCCTTAAAATCAGCACGGGGCTGGCTTTTTCGCGGCGCGCCCCCTCCGATCCAATCCCAAGCGCCACTGAGGACATTTGTTGATTCTGAACAACTTTTTCAATAGCCATATTCGAAAAAAaaggtatatacatatatatgaatatatctcaatatatatttgtgtgtttgtgtagatATATCGAGATGATGATCTACTTTCTTATAGAAAACTTtgatgttgacttttttttttgttggctttgTTTTTGCTCCTCAAGTGTTTTGAGAAGACACATTTTAAAGTGTAATAATAAGCACTGTCCACGTGGGCTTCATCCAATCAATCCAAATAGGaagaataatagtaataataataataataataaaaatactaataataatcaaaCCTTCCAAAGGGAAAAGAGCCTCATTATAATGCAATATGTCTTGCTCTTTGGGATAAGTAGATGGGAGAAAAACGGGattaaaaactgtaaaacttgaccaaaaaaaaaaaaatacaaacaaaaagaaaacaaaaaataaccacCAAGTTTGGCGGCTTCCTTGTTTTTTCTGTTCAGTGctaaaatgttgatttattttctactatttt from the Stigmatopora nigra isolate UIUO_SnigA chromosome 14, RoL_Snig_1.1, whole genome shotgun sequence genome contains:
- the ppargc1b gene encoding peroxisome proliferator-activated receptor gamma coactivator 1-beta, whose amino-acid sequence is MADCATLLDEELSSFVFNYLTENPDSQYGEEEVCSDRLDTDFPDIDLSQLDTSDFDSVNCLGELQWCSDQAADASPVSIRYSNPDELFEIEEENAALLAALTDSLDGMVDSEVSGLSVFPALGDDEPEEDEKDQEHIRHLSVSANHLKRSHDSEDPSLLKILLLTPPNVPAGKDGSQRHRYTNRGLHPRTVRPPAKMDPSQIRKPRAIRPMGRLCTELHRHLTTARRDSQEPPAAETEEDEDDEDSESEDDDDEEDDEESSGSEAEEKPGEPPSEPAEPQFASEKELRSVVELITYMHTYCVPVRKQQFLERKDPPRPRARHDMARLPVTNSHSRVVLVSPAASGVPAGGPRRLPFARRRQIKTDSLLRELLQQSGSFDVSKPYGPRCPPYTQTGAGSPPCNRPAGTGNPKPEICKDPSLPDRRNSSFEIAPIPDADGGSFSVRRSRRLASFPSRFAKRMRPGRGRDLDTKEDWDDVRTAAKLSPTQAGSGTTTKTVSQDDATESTKTCCHDEKPVCLCLPINANKSTGEFSSKTFEQTLGVDLCGTAGLTPPTTPPHKPVEDDLFKPSEARKGDPSSIHTSVQSSAGGVGGSLRGTWLNRAQQRKLPEQTELYAQLRRMGQTGDADACPGFGDHDYCALSLGETRKRSIAMLGTMLQGSRKPNGSEVTAENGVQSDEPVISSPPPDCQSAVASPPASEEEAENSSMSRSPLPTLHVCPDSPASKTDSSEHSEICPNEEQVNKAKSDEESCQVFYIHNLPSSMTQNMLRKRFQVFGTADECKVIICNEERCGVIKIRQTGIQRHRRERENVFQSVTTSGRRLTRKRYIDLDEAGPGPVKSKYDTLDFDTLLKEAQKSLHHR